From Pectobacterium carotovorum, one genomic window encodes:
- a CDS encoding YhdT family protein: MDTRFPQAHKEARWAFGLTLVYLLAWVLAAYLPDNTQGITGLPHWFEMACLLLPLVFTLLCWLMVRVIFRDISLESDDAN; the protein is encoded by the coding sequence ATGGATACACGCTTTCCTCAGGCGCACAAAGAGGCCCGCTGGGCGTTTGGCCTGACGCTGGTTTATTTATTGGCCTGGGTGCTTGCCGCCTATTTGCCAGACAACACACAAGGGATCACTGGCCTTCCACACTGGTTTGAGATGGCCTGCCTGTTGCTGCCGCTCGTGTTTACGCTGCTGTGCTGGCTGATGGTGCGCGTCATTTTCCGCGATATCTCACTGGAGAGTGACGATGCAAATTGA
- the panF gene encoding sodium/pantothenate symporter gives MQIEILLPLIGYLLLVFGLSVYAYRRRQAGNFLNEYFLGGRSMGGFVLAMTLIGTYVSASSFIGGPGAAYKYGLGWVLLSMIQLPTMLLSLGILGKKFAILARRYNAITLNDMLYARYNSPLLVWFASISLLVAFIGAMAVQFIGGARLLETAANIPYDIGLLIFGVTIALYTTFGGFRASVLNDAMQGIVMLIGTVILLVGVIYAAGGLHSAVDKLQQIDPMLVSPQGSGGILSMPFMASFWVLVCFGVIGLPNTAVRCISYRDSKALHRGIIIGTIVIGILMLGMHLAGALGRAVMPDLTIPDQVLPALMVTVLPPLAAGIFLAAPMAAIMSNINAHLLQASATIIKDLYLSVRPQQIHNERRIKILSSMTTLLLGLLVLLASLRPPDMIIWLNLLAFGGLEAVFLWPLVLGLYWERANAAGALSAMFTGAICYTLLASFNLQLAGYHPIVPSLLLSLMAFIIGNRFGHNPPAPVAASSSL, from the coding sequence ATGCAAATTGAAATTTTACTGCCGCTGATTGGCTACCTGCTGCTGGTCTTCGGGCTGTCGGTCTATGCGTACCGCCGCCGTCAGGCGGGTAACTTTCTTAACGAGTATTTCCTCGGCGGCCGCTCAATGGGCGGGTTTGTACTGGCGATGACGCTCATCGGTACTTACGTCAGCGCCAGCTCGTTTATCGGCGGGCCGGGTGCCGCGTATAAATACGGGCTGGGCTGGGTGCTGCTGTCGATGATCCAACTTCCCACCATGCTGCTGTCGCTGGGCATTCTGGGGAAAAAATTCGCCATTCTGGCGCGGCGCTACAACGCCATCACGCTGAATGACATGCTGTACGCCCGCTACAACAGTCCGCTGCTGGTATGGTTTGCCAGCATCAGCCTGCTGGTCGCGTTTATCGGTGCGATGGCCGTCCAGTTCATCGGTGGCGCGCGTCTGCTGGAAACCGCAGCGAACATTCCTTATGACATCGGCCTGCTGATTTTCGGCGTCACCATCGCGCTGTACACCACGTTTGGCGGCTTCCGCGCCAGCGTGCTCAATGATGCCATGCAGGGCATCGTGATGCTGATCGGCACCGTCATCCTGCTGGTCGGCGTGATCTATGCCGCTGGGGGATTACACAGCGCAGTGGATAAGCTGCAACAGATCGACCCAATGCTGGTTTCACCGCAGGGCAGCGGCGGTATTCTGTCGATGCCGTTTATGGCTTCATTCTGGGTGCTGGTCTGCTTCGGCGTTATCGGCCTGCCGAACACCGCCGTTCGCTGTATCTCTTATCGCGACAGCAAAGCGCTGCACCGCGGGATTATCATCGGCACGATCGTCATCGGCATCCTGATGCTCGGCATGCATCTGGCCGGTGCGCTGGGCCGCGCCGTGATGCCAGATCTGACGATCCCCGATCAGGTGTTACCGGCGTTGATGGTCACCGTATTACCGCCACTGGCCGCTGGGATCTTTCTCGCCGCGCCAATGGCCGCTATCATGTCCAACATTAATGCGCATCTGCTTCAGGCCTCCGCCACGATCATTAAAGATCTCTATCTCAGCGTACGTCCGCAGCAGATCCACAACGAGCGCCGCATCAAAATCCTGTCCAGCATGACCACCCTGCTGTTGGGCCTGCTGGTGCTGCTGGCCTCCTTACGGCCACCGGATATGATCATCTGGCTGAATCTGCTGGCGTTTGGCGGGCTGGAAGCGGTGTTTCTGTGGCCGCTGGTACTGGGCCTGTATTGGGAACGCGCGAATGCCGCAGGGGCGCTCAGCGCCATGTTCACCGGGGCGATTTGCTATACCTTACTGGCTAGCTTCAATCTTCAGTTGGCTGGATATCACCCGATTGTGCCATCGCTGTTACTCAGCCTGATGGCGTTTATTATTGGCAACCGCTTTGGTCATAATCCACCAGCGCCGGTTGCCGCTTCATCTTCACTTTAA
- a CDS encoding ABC transporter ATP-binding protein: protein MTGSSIATLQAVSVGYGRTVVNRDISFSLPSGQITCLLGTNGSGKTTLMRTLLGLIPAFSGQIHIGEKPIAAWSARALAQVAAYVPQAHDSPFSFRVLDMVLMGCHPRLSLFSTPGKREIASAEAVLSQLGILSLSQRSYATLSGGERQRVLIARALVQQPALMVMDEPAASLDFGNQIRLLAHIKRLKESGIAVLMSTHHPQHARAVADNVVLLHPGAGTEQGSPDALLTPTRLAALYGVQEADIHAHFRT from the coding sequence ATGACGGGCAGCAGCATCGCTACGCTTCAGGCGGTTAGCGTCGGATATGGTCGCACCGTTGTGAACCGCGACATCTCGTTTTCACTACCATCCGGGCAGATTACCTGTTTGCTGGGCACCAATGGCAGCGGCAAAACCACCCTGATGCGCACCCTGTTGGGCCTGATTCCTGCCTTTTCTGGTCAGATACACATCGGCGAAAAACCTATTGCCGCATGGTCTGCCAGAGCGCTCGCACAGGTCGCGGCCTATGTGCCTCAGGCGCATGACTCTCCCTTTTCCTTTCGCGTGCTGGATATGGTGCTGATGGGATGTCACCCCCGTTTGTCGCTCTTTTCCACGCCCGGAAAACGTGAGATCGCGAGTGCTGAAGCGGTGTTATCACAGCTAGGTATTTTGTCGCTGAGCCAGCGTTCATACGCGACGCTGAGCGGAGGGGAGCGCCAGCGCGTACTGATTGCCCGCGCATTAGTACAGCAGCCTGCGCTGATGGTGATGGACGAACCGGCGGCCAGTCTGGATTTTGGCAATCAGATTCGATTATTGGCACACATCAAGCGGCTTAAAGAAAGCGGCATCGCGGTGCTGATGTCCACACACCATCCTCAGCATGCGCGAGCCGTGGCGGATAACGTGGTTTTGCTACATCCCGGCGCGGGGACGGAACAGGGATCTCCGGACGCGCTGCTGACGCCAACGAGGCTGGCGGCGCTATACGGCGTACAAGAAGCGGATATTCACGCCCATTTCCGTACCTGA
- the modD gene encoding ModD protein: protein MIYIPDAYLDQLLQEDIQYGDVTTRALGIGQGEGEIAFFHRQGGCVSGMPVAERLLQRLGLRVTHCVQEGERVQPGAAMLAATGNVAALHQGWKVAQNVLEWCCGVSEYLHQMKAIYTREVPSGQIACTRKIIPGTKLLSVLAVLAGGGIVHRLGCAETVLLFTNHRRFLSNQDDWAAHVAQLRHAAPEKAIIVEVDSPDEAMMALSAGPDILQLDKFTPEQVIATLSYAARHAPACKVSAAGGINLQTVQRYAETGVALLVTSAPYHAPSADIRVVLTPKR, encoded by the coding sequence ATGATTTATATCCCGGATGCGTACCTTGACCAGCTCTTGCAGGAAGATATTCAGTACGGTGATGTCACCACACGGGCGCTGGGAATAGGGCAAGGGGAAGGGGAGATCGCGTTTTTCCATCGTCAGGGTGGGTGCGTGAGCGGGATGCCGGTGGCGGAACGCCTGCTACAGCGGCTGGGGCTGCGGGTGACGCATTGCGTTCAGGAAGGGGAACGCGTGCAGCCCGGCGCGGCGATGCTTGCCGCAACGGGCAATGTCGCCGCGTTACATCAGGGATGGAAAGTCGCGCAGAACGTGCTGGAGTGGTGCTGTGGCGTCAGCGAGTATCTGCATCAAATGAAAGCAATTTATACTCGCGAGGTGCCATCTGGGCAGATTGCCTGTACACGCAAAATTATTCCGGGTACGAAGCTGCTCTCAGTCTTAGCCGTGCTGGCCGGGGGCGGAATTGTGCACCGTCTGGGCTGTGCAGAAACCGTGCTGCTATTCACGAACCATCGTCGCTTTTTGTCGAATCAGGACGATTGGGCCGCCCATGTTGCCCAACTACGCCACGCGGCACCGGAGAAAGCCATCATCGTGGAAGTGGATAGTCCCGATGAGGCGATGATGGCGCTCAGCGCCGGGCCCGATATTCTACAGCTTGATAAGTTTACGCCTGAACAGGTGATTGCCACGCTGTCTTACGCTGCCCGCCATGCGCCCGCATGTAAGGTGTCTGCGGCGGGAGGAATCAACTTGCAAACGGTTCAACGCTATGCCGAAACCGGTGTTGCTCTGCTCGTCACGTCTGCGCCTTACCACGCGCCCTCTGCCGATATCCGTGTCGTTTTAACGCCAAAACGCTAA
- a CDS encoding class I SAM-dependent methyltransferase: MIIDEIDFSALYQAHMARAARTAKTPEHWDKRAENMAIECAGPRDPYLDRFIANMDFSGATTLLDVGCGPGSVCLNVASRLEQVYGIDYSEGMLDVARRRAEAMGIGNATFAHRAWEDDWADLPDCDIVVASRSTLVMDLAAALYKLNQKARLRVYTTHTVSPTFVDPRISAAIGRTSTSLPNYIYAVNILYRMGIHASVSFIRGQNCQRHTETFERFADGVAWSLGKLSEEEKQRLRAYYDAHQDDDIPLVSPTRDWAFVYWDVVPHAEFAR, translated from the coding sequence ATGATTATCGACGAGATTGATTTTTCCGCGCTTTATCAGGCGCATATGGCGCGGGCGGCCAGAACCGCCAAAACCCCGGAACACTGGGATAAGCGTGCAGAAAACATGGCAATAGAATGCGCGGGGCCACGCGATCCGTATCTGGATCGGTTCATCGCCAACATGGATTTTTCGGGGGCGACAACGCTGCTGGACGTTGGATGCGGGCCGGGGTCGGTGTGTCTGAATGTGGCGTCGCGTCTTGAACAGGTTTACGGCATTGATTACAGCGAGGGCATGCTGGACGTGGCACGCCGTCGGGCGGAGGCAATGGGGATAGGAAATGCGACATTTGCTCACCGTGCCTGGGAAGACGACTGGGCAGATCTGCCCGACTGCGACATTGTGGTGGCATCGCGATCGACGCTGGTTATGGATCTGGCGGCCGCGCTTTACAAGCTGAATCAGAAAGCCCGCCTGCGGGTGTACACCACCCACACGGTTTCCCCTACGTTTGTCGATCCACGGATTTCGGCGGCAATCGGGCGAACATCGACATCGTTACCGAACTATATCTATGCCGTGAATATCCTCTATCGCATGGGCATTCACGCCAGCGTGAGCTTTATTCGCGGGCAGAATTGCCAAAGGCATACCGAAACCTTCGAGCGTTTTGCGGACGGTGTGGCCTGGTCATTAGGCAAGTTGAGTGAGGAAGAAAAACAGCGCCTGAGAGCCTATTACGATGCGCATCAGGATGATGATATTCCGCTCGTTTCGCCGACGCGGGATTGGGCGTTTGTCTACTGGGATGTGGTTCCACATGCGGAGTTCGCGCGATGA
- a CDS encoding TonB-dependent receptor produces the protein MQIKKLSWLLSASLLPVSCVYAASGDAVEGTKEKDVMTVWSSPVAATNDIVNQEQINQLNRRNVAEALNTVPGVTLQKSGGRSEQQVKVRGFDSRQVPVFLDGVPIYVPYDGNLDLGRFQASDLAAVEVSKGYTSLLQGPNQMGGAINLTTLRPKKELEANVRLNQGWARGRDNAHNMDASFGGKSDLGFFQISGSRQKQRFTGLPHGVDNAIAGSEGQRMNSGNDDKRGMLKVGFTPRESDEYTFTYINQEGEKNTPPYAGNSGQSGRYWQWPDYNKESYYYQGTTKLSDRMTLKSRFYHDEFENTLLMYKTLADFKNKSGNYSHYADFSNGAGLQLGIDMRELDLLSFAVHWKDDVHREKGAINAPYDRYKDRTWSMASEYQWNVFDKLDAVFGLSYDWRDSKQGMKYEKNGALTNYDQNNQDAFNWQMMTKYRFDNRDELQLSLSERSRFPTLKERYTTSKPAKNQDALVNPNLKPERAQNLELNYRGGLTESWGYDASVYYNRVSNAILSHNITPSLIQNRNSGRVDYYGMDLGIHGDVKDWLTVGVNYGLIHSDVKRQEIGNIVDLPKHKVFAWATITPVEPVSITVMEEARSWGFNNSDNNDKTRGFAVTNVRVDYRLGAGFSVNASVNNLFDTAYAYQEGYVEEGRNYWLGVAYQY, from the coding sequence ATGCAAATAAAAAAATTAAGTTGGTTGTTGTCAGCCAGTCTATTACCCGTCTCTTGCGTCTATGCCGCCTCTGGTGACGCGGTTGAGGGCACGAAGGAGAAAGACGTGATGACGGTGTGGAGCAGCCCGGTCGCGGCGACCAACGATATTGTGAATCAGGAGCAGATTAATCAGCTAAATCGACGCAATGTGGCGGAAGCGCTGAATACCGTGCCGGGAGTGACGTTACAAAAGTCAGGCGGGCGCAGTGAGCAACAGGTGAAAGTTCGCGGCTTTGATAGCCGACAGGTGCCGGTTTTCCTCGACGGCGTGCCGATTTATGTTCCCTATGACGGCAACCTGGATCTTGGCCGTTTTCAGGCTTCCGATCTGGCGGCGGTCGAGGTGTCTAAAGGGTATACCTCGCTGTTACAGGGCCCGAATCAAATGGGGGGCGCGATTAACCTCACTACCCTGCGGCCGAAAAAAGAGCTGGAAGCGAACGTGCGCTTGAATCAGGGCTGGGCGCGCGGGCGTGACAACGCGCATAACATGGATGCGTCGTTTGGCGGGAAAAGCGATTTGGGGTTCTTCCAGATTAGCGGCAGTCGTCAGAAGCAGCGGTTTACCGGGCTGCCTCACGGCGTTGATAACGCGATTGCCGGTAGCGAAGGTCAGCGGATGAATTCCGGCAATGATGACAAGCGCGGCATGCTTAAGGTCGGGTTTACGCCGCGGGAATCCGATGAATATACGTTTACCTACATCAATCAGGAAGGTGAAAAGAATACGCCGCCTTATGCAGGCAACAGCGGTCAGTCAGGACGCTATTGGCAGTGGCCGGACTACAACAAAGAAAGCTATTACTATCAGGGCACCACAAAGCTTAGTGACAGAATGACGCTGAAAAGCCGCTTCTATCACGATGAATTTGAAAATACCTTGCTGATGTATAAAACGCTGGCGGATTTCAAAAATAAGAGCGGTAACTATAGCCACTATGCGGATTTCAGTAACGGCGCGGGGCTGCAATTAGGGATTGATATGCGCGAGCTGGATTTGCTGTCGTTCGCCGTACACTGGAAAGATGATGTGCATCGCGAGAAAGGGGCGATTAATGCGCCATATGACCGCTATAAGGACCGTACCTGGTCGATGGCAAGCGAATACCAGTGGAATGTGTTCGATAAGCTGGACGCGGTATTTGGCCTGAGTTACGACTGGCGCGACAGCAAGCAGGGCATGAAGTATGAGAAAAACGGCGCGCTAACGAATTATGACCAAAACAATCAGGATGCCTTTAACTGGCAGATGATGACGAAGTACCGCTTCGATAATCGCGATGAGCTGCAATTATCGCTGTCTGAACGTAGCCGTTTTCCTACGTTGAAAGAGCGTTACACCACCTCTAAGCCAGCCAAAAATCAGGATGCGCTGGTTAATCCGAACCTCAAACCCGAACGTGCGCAAAACCTTGAGCTGAACTATCGCGGCGGCTTGACCGAAAGCTGGGGTTACGACGCCAGCGTGTACTACAACCGGGTATCGAATGCGATTCTGTCACATAACATTACGCCAAGCCTGATCCAAAATCGTAACAGCGGCCGGGTAGATTACTACGGCATGGATCTGGGTATTCACGGTGATGTCAAAGATTGGCTAACCGTCGGGGTTAACTATGGGCTGATTCATAGCGATGTGAAACGCCAGGAAATCGGCAACATTGTCGATCTGCCGAAGCATAAGGTGTTTGCCTGGGCAACGATCACGCCTGTCGAACCGGTCAGCATTACGGTGATGGAAGAAGCGCGTAGCTGGGGATTCAATAATTCAGATAATAACGATAAAACGCGCGGATTTGCGGTGACCAATGTGCGGGTGGATTATCGTCTGGGTGCTGGCTTTAGCGTGAATGCGTCGGTCAACAACCTGTTTGATACGGCCTACGCTTATCAGGAAGGTTATGTTGAGGAAGGACGTAATTATTGGTTGGGCGTTGCTTACCAGTATTAA
- a CDS encoding iron ABC transporter permease encodes MKSHTITLVLGVLLIGSALLALAVGHYSLSVHEILQIIAAPQGTASIEPRKATVFWNIRVPRLLAAMLIGAGLAAAGAAYQGMFRNPLVSPDILGVSAGAGVGATLGIFLGLPMLFIQLLAFVGGLGAVTLVCLIARMAKRHDPVLALVLVGMAIGALGGAAIALIKILADPYTQLPSITFWLLGGLSAITIQDLNVAAILIVIGLAPLILLRWRMNLLSLPDEEARTLGVNIRCTRLLFIFAATLITASAVSIAGIIGWIGLVVPHICRLIVGDNFNRLLPVSIAVGALLLLLTDTLARTLAAIELPLGILTSSIGAPFFLLLLLRGERA; translated from the coding sequence ATGAAAAGCCATACCATTACTCTAGTTCTGGGGGTTTTACTGATCGGCAGCGCGCTGCTCGCGTTAGCGGTGGGGCACTATTCCCTCTCTGTGCATGAAATCCTGCAAATTATCGCTGCTCCGCAGGGAACAGCGTCGATCGAGCCACGTAAAGCGACGGTATTCTGGAACATTCGCGTGCCGCGCCTGCTGGCGGCGATGCTGATTGGCGCCGGGCTGGCTGCCGCCGGCGCAGCTTATCAGGGCATGTTCCGTAATCCTCTGGTTTCCCCCGATATTCTTGGTGTCTCTGCCGGTGCTGGCGTAGGGGCAACGCTCGGGATTTTCCTTGGCTTACCGATGCTGTTTATTCAGCTTCTGGCGTTTGTCGGTGGGCTAGGGGCGGTGACGCTGGTCTGCCTGATTGCCCGTATGGCGAAACGACACGATCCCGTATTGGCACTGGTGCTGGTGGGTATGGCGATCGGCGCATTAGGCGGTGCGGCGATCGCACTGATCAAGATCCTGGCCGATCCCTATACTCAGCTACCGTCTATTACTTTCTGGCTATTGGGTGGGCTCTCCGCCATCACCATTCAGGACTTAAACGTTGCCGCGATACTGATTGTGATTGGGTTGGCCCCGCTTATTTTACTGCGCTGGCGCATGAATCTGTTGAGCCTGCCGGATGAAGAAGCCCGCACGCTGGGAGTGAATATTCGTTGTACGCGGCTGTTATTCATTTTTGCGGCGACGTTAATTACCGCCAGCGCGGTGTCGATTGCTGGAATCATCGGGTGGATAGGGCTGGTGGTGCCGCACATCTGCCGTTTGATCGTCGGAGACAATTTCAATCGGCTATTGCCCGTTTCCATTGCCGTTGGGGCGCTGCTGCTGTTACTCACCGACACGCTGGCACGCACGCTGGCTGCGATTGAACTGCCGCTAGGCATTCTGACGTCGTCCATCGGTGCGCCCTTCTTCCTGCTCCTGCTGTTGAGGGGAGAAAGAGCATGA
- a CDS encoding ABC transporter substrate-binding protein, which translates to MGINRRTFLSYLAALSALPLLPASFAHAFDRIAGRFGQIPNPSDIQRVISAGPPADLLLLALAPEKLLGFSSFDLSGESGALFSETVRRLPRLGRLSGRASTLSLEKLLTLNPDIIIDCGNADETYRSLAQRTAQQTGVPYVLVDGGLQDTPSQLRQVGQLLNVAERAEQQAQFAEAILQRANAYRTNAQAEKPRFYFARGAMGLETGLRGSLHTEAVELLGFENVATAGELKTLTQVSMEHILRWNPELIITQDVQSYQHIMHSEQWRGVHAVAQRRVILMSGLPFGWLDAPPGLNRLLGLCRLQSHFDPAAAQQLKSDTRMFFRLFCHTDLNDAQLEQLLRVV; encoded by the coding sequence ATGGGAATTAACAGGCGTACTTTTTTGTCGTATCTGGCGGCACTGTCTGCTTTACCTCTTTTGCCTGCGTCCTTTGCACATGCGTTTGATCGTATTGCCGGACGGTTTGGTCAGATTCCCAACCCTTCTGATATTCAGCGTGTTATCAGCGCGGGGCCGCCTGCGGATCTGCTGCTGTTAGCACTGGCGCCAGAAAAGCTGCTTGGGTTTTCATCGTTTGATTTGTCGGGCGAATCGGGGGCGCTGTTTTCTGAAACCGTACGCCGATTGCCGCGTTTGGGCCGCCTATCGGGCCGAGCCAGTACGTTATCGCTGGAAAAACTGCTGACGCTGAACCCAGACATCATCATCGACTGCGGGAATGCTGATGAAACATATCGCTCTCTGGCGCAGAGAACCGCACAGCAAACCGGTGTGCCTTACGTGCTGGTGGATGGCGGCCTTCAGGATACGCCTTCGCAGCTCCGGCAGGTGGGGCAGTTACTGAATGTCGCAGAGCGGGCGGAGCAGCAGGCGCAGTTTGCCGAGGCGATTTTGCAGCGTGCGAATGCCTACCGCACCAATGCTCAAGCTGAGAAGCCGCGTTTTTATTTCGCTCGCGGGGCGATGGGGCTGGAAACCGGCCTGCGTGGTTCTCTCCACACCGAAGCGGTGGAGCTATTGGGTTTTGAGAACGTTGCTACCGCAGGGGAGCTAAAAACGCTGACTCAGGTGTCGATGGAGCACATTCTGCGGTGGAACCCGGAACTCATCATCACGCAGGATGTGCAGAGCTATCAGCACATTATGCATTCGGAGCAATGGCGGGGCGTGCATGCGGTTGCACAGCGGCGCGTGATCCTGATGTCCGGCTTGCCGTTTGGCTGGCTGGATGCACCGCCCGGTCTGAACCGGCTGCTGGGGCTGTGCCGCTTACAAAGCCATTTTGACCCTGCTGCTGCTCAGCAGCTCAAAAGTGATACCCGAATGTTTTTCCGCCTGTTTTGCCATACCGATCTGAATGATGCGCAGCTTGAGCAACTGCTGAGAGTGGTATGA
- a CDS encoding TOBE domain-containing protein, with translation MSVSARNQLSGVVSSIVEGAVNNEVALTLESGDKLTTVITRASCQSMDLAVGKPAIALVKAPWVILASAECGLNFSARNQFHGKVSSVTKGAVNSTVQLETAGGLTLTSTVTNESLEEMNIDVGSELIALVKASSIILATRK, from the coding sequence ATGTCAGTTTCAGCAAGAAATCAGCTTTCGGGTGTTGTGTCTTCCATTGTTGAGGGTGCGGTAAACAATGAAGTGGCATTGACCCTGGAAAGTGGGGATAAGTTAACGACGGTGATTACACGAGCCAGCTGTCAGTCTATGGACCTTGCCGTTGGCAAGCCGGCCATTGCGTTGGTGAAAGCCCCTTGGGTCATTCTGGCATCCGCCGAATGTGGTTTGAATTTTTCTGCCCGCAATCAGTTTCACGGTAAGGTGAGTTCCGTCACGAAAGGTGCCGTTAACTCGACAGTACAGCTGGAGACTGCCGGTGGGTTGACGCTGACCTCAACTGTTACCAATGAAAGTCTGGAAGAGATGAATATTGATGTGGGCAGCGAATTAATCGCTCTGGTTAAAGCATCCAGTATTATTCTGGCTACCCGGAAATAA
- the prmA gene encoding 50S ribosomal protein L11 methyltransferase: MPWIQLKINTSGKVAEQLGDVMMESGAVSVTFQDTHDTPVFEPLPGETRLWGDTDAIALYDAETDMNAVIAMLEQEPLLGVGFKHKIEQLEDKDWEREWMDNFHPMQFGKRLWICPSWRDIPDPTAVNVMLDPGLAFGTGTHPTTALCLQWLDGLDLEGKTIIDFGCGSGILAIAALKLGAARAIGIDIDPQAIQASRDNAQRNGVSERLELYLPKEQPADLSADVVVANILAGPLRELAPLISDLPKAGGHLGLSGVLATQAEGVAEAYADKFTLDPVAEREEWCRITGQRRAS; this comes from the coding sequence ATGCCGTGGATTCAACTGAAAATAAACACCTCAGGAAAGGTTGCAGAACAACTGGGTGACGTCATGATGGAAAGCGGTGCGGTATCCGTTACGTTTCAGGATACGCACGATACTCCGGTGTTCGAGCCGCTGCCGGGCGAGACCCGCCTGTGGGGCGATACCGACGCGATTGCGCTGTACGATGCCGAAACCGATATGAACGCGGTTATCGCGATGCTGGAGCAAGAGCCGCTGCTGGGCGTGGGTTTTAAACACAAAATCGAGCAGTTGGAAGACAAAGACTGGGAACGCGAGTGGATGGATAACTTCCACCCAATGCAGTTCGGCAAACGTCTGTGGATTTGCCCAAGCTGGCGTGACATTCCTGACCCGACTGCCGTCAACGTCATGCTCGATCCGGGCCTGGCCTTTGGCACTGGCACCCACCCGACGACCGCGCTGTGCCTGCAATGGCTCGACGGGCTGGATCTGGAAGGGAAAACCATTATCGATTTCGGCTGCGGTTCCGGCATTTTGGCGATTGCCGCCCTGAAACTGGGTGCGGCACGCGCCATCGGGATTGATATCGATCCGCAGGCGATTCAGGCCAGCCGGGATAACGCACAGCGCAACGGCGTTTCCGAGCGTCTTGAGCTTTATCTGCCGAAAGAGCAGCCTGCCGACCTGTCTGCCGATGTCGTCGTTGCCAACATCCTTGCTGGCCCGCTGCGCGAACTGGCACCGCTGATTAGCGATTTGCCAAAAGCAGGCGGCCACCTCGGCCTGTCCGGCGTGCTGGCGACGCAGGCCGAAGGCGTCGCAGAAGCGTATGCAGACAAGTTCACGCTCGATCCGGTCGCTGAACGCGAAGAATGGTGCCGCATTACCGGCCAACGCCGCGCATCGTAA